Genomic segment of Polycladomyces abyssicola:
TCACAAAGCGGAGTATGAAGCCAATTACGTGAAGTTGCAACAACGTTTGAATGAGCTGGACCGGGCATTTGCCGATCTGGCGAAACGCACTCCCGTCAAGACATTTCTGGTTTCCCATGCAGCCTTCGGATATTTGGCGGATCGCTACGGGTTGAAACAAATCGCCATCGCCGGTCTGTCTCCGACTGATGAGCCCAGTGCCAAGGAATTGCAAGCGTTGATTGAAACGGCCAAACGGGAAAAGGTACGTGTGATCTTTTTTGAAACACTGGTTAATCCCAAAACGGCGGAAACGCTGAAAAGGGAAATCGGGGCGAAGGCTTTGACGCTCAATCCGCTGGAAGGCTTGACGCCGGAGGAGATCAAACGCGGGGAGAACTACTTCACGATTATGGAGAAAAACCGGAAGAACCTGGCCCAAGCGTGGGGGATCCAACCATGACGGAAATGATTCGGATGGAACGGGTTCATTTTTCGTATCAAAATGAAAAAGTGTTGGACAATGTGAGTCTCACACTGCACCAGGGGGAATTTCTGGCCTTGGTCGGACCAAACGGCTCCGGAAAATCAACGCTGATCAAATTGGCACTCGGTTGGCTCAAACCGCAAGCGGGCGACATTCAACTGATGGGACAGGATATCAGACGGTTTCGTGATCGCGACAAGATCGGGTATGTATCCCAGAAAGCCAATAGCTTCAATTTAGGGTTTCCGGCGACCGTTTTCGAAGTGGTGGCCGCCGGATTATACGGGAAAATGGGTTTGTTCCGGTGGATGGGAAGAAAGGAAAAACAAAAAGTGTATGAAGCGATCGAGCAGGTGGGATTGAGCGATTGGGCTCACCGCAACATCGGTCGCCTTTCCGGGGGACAACAACAACGTGCATTTATTGCACGCGCGTTGGTGAGTGATCCTGACCTGCTGATA
This window contains:
- a CDS encoding metal ABC transporter ATP-binding protein, with product MTEMIRMERVHFSYQNEKVLDNVSLTLHQGEFLALVGPNGSGKSTLIKLALGWLKPQAGDIQLMGQDIRRFRDRDKIGYVSQKANSFNLGFPATVFEVVAAGLYGKMGLFRWMGRKEKQKVYEAIEQVGLSDWAHRNIGRLSGGQQQRAFIARALVSDPDLLILDEPTVGVDAESVDRFYRLLTHLHREKGLTLLLVTHDIGAVTTYVDRIACLNKRIFFHGDPEEFTRKQKEILTAAYGHEVQMIDHQHEAKDEMSLFVST